Proteins found in one Alicyclobacillus cycloheptanicus genomic segment:
- the tmk gene encoding dTMP kinase has product MFITFEGIDGAGKSTQIRRLQRRLEASGLQVVCTREPGGTIIGDEVRRLLLDAGSKTMAHETEVLLYAASRAQLLHEVIRPALASGQVVLCDRYVDASIAYQGAGLGVGIDIVARINAFATRGLRPNCTFLFDLPVPESRQRVQKSRGEVRPDRIEQRDDAYFHCVRDAFLRIAENEPERVVVLDATQPPDVLEQEIWRQITKLTGIS; this is encoded by the coding sequence GTGTTCATCACGTTTGAAGGCATAGACGGTGCCGGGAAGAGTACGCAAATTCGGCGGCTGCAGCGCCGGTTGGAGGCGAGCGGCCTGCAGGTCGTGTGCACGCGCGAACCGGGCGGCACCATCATTGGCGACGAAGTGCGGCGCCTGTTGCTCGATGCTGGGTCAAAGACCATGGCGCACGAGACAGAGGTGCTGTTGTACGCAGCCTCCCGTGCCCAGTTGCTGCACGAGGTCATCCGGCCAGCGCTGGCGAGCGGGCAGGTCGTGCTGTGCGACCGCTACGTGGACGCCAGCATCGCTTATCAAGGGGCGGGGCTTGGCGTCGGGATCGACATTGTAGCACGCATCAACGCGTTCGCGACGCGCGGGCTCAGGCCAAACTGCACGTTCCTGTTTGATTTGCCCGTGCCCGAGAGCCGGCAGCGGGTGCAAAAATCGCGGGGAGAAGTGCGGCCTGACCGCATCGAACAGCGAGACGACGCATACTTTCATTGCGTACGGGACGCGTTCCTGCGCATCGCCGAGAACGAACCGGAGCGCGTCGTCGTGCTGGATGCAACGCAGCCGCCCGACGTTCTGGAGCAGGAGATCTGGCGTCAGATCACGAAATTAACAGGCATATCATAA
- a CDS encoding cyclic-di-AMP receptor produces MKLILAVVQDKDSPRLAQNLVKQGIRATKLASTGGFLHAGNTTFMIGTQDEQVEQVLELIKTSCRARDQVVTPMSPMGSQLESYVPYPVTVQVGGATVFVLDIAQFAQF; encoded by the coding sequence ATGAAGCTGATCTTGGCCGTCGTCCAGGACAAGGACAGTCCACGCCTTGCGCAAAACCTCGTGAAGCAGGGGATTCGCGCCACCAAGTTGGCCAGTACAGGTGGGTTTTTGCACGCTGGAAACACGACATTCATGATTGGTACGCAGGATGAACAAGTTGAGCAAGTGCTGGAGTTGATTAAAACGAGCTGCCGGGCACGGGACCAGGTGGTGACGCCGATGTCTCCGATGGGCAGCCAGCTGGAGTCTTACGTGCCGTATCCGGTGACCGTGCAGGTCGGCGGGGCAACCGTGTTCGTGCTGGATATCGCCCAATTCGCGCAGTTTTAA